The genomic region GTTTGACAGGGTGTTGCGAACACCGTTTTCGCCGAGCACCTCGACCGTTACATAACAGACATCAGATCCATCAGCCGCGATCGTCTTGCGATCCGAAGTCAGCCGTATCGACGCCGGTCTGCCTGCCGTCTTCAGAGTATATTCTGAAACAACCTTCCCTCCGACATAACCCAGTGTTCTGAGCTCCCCCTCTTCATAGGGTACATTCCAGCTAGCAATGAGCTCAGTACTCGCATTCGTTTTCTTTCTACCCAGCGATTTACCGTTGAGCAGAAGCTCAGCCTCATCACATCCTGAATAGACATCAACCATCATCGGTGTCCCGGGCTTCCGATTCCAAGTCCATGACGAAAGACTAGGATGCTGCCCCCATGCGGACCGCTTCCATTCTGCTCCGATCCGCCGAACGGTCGCATAAACCGTTGGTTCCCTATTCCATAGGAGCTGTCGGTAATACGACCTTGGTTTGCGAAAACCGCAGATATCTAGATCCCCGCACATCGCCATGTAGGCAGGAAATCGTTTCTGATCTTCCTTTTCGCTGCCACAGCCAACTTCTCCAAGATAGTCAACCCCGGTCCATACGAAATCTCCCAGAAGATACTCCGTGCCGACAATGTTAGTCCAATCGCCAAATAACATGCTATTAGCCGACTCGCTCTGATACATAATCCTCTTGGAATACTGGACGTGGTTCCTTCTAAAGTCGCCGCCTTTATCGCGGCTCCACTGTTCATAGTTGTATCCAGCTACGTCCACGGCATCGAAAAATTCGGGTGGTGGGAATATGCTACCCCAATTCTTGGAACCAGGTTGAACAGCGACGGTAACGGGTCGTGTGCTGTCGAGCGTACGAACATGATCGGCAAGCATTTTTGCCAGTCCCGGACCCTCTGGATGTCCCTGGTCGGGAACCTCGTTTCCAATGCTCCACATGATGATTGAGGGATGATTGCGGTCCCGTAAGAGCATACTTTCGAGATCCGCCTTCCAGTATTCATCAAATACAGGTGAGTAGCCTTTGGCCTTACCCCTCTTCCATTCATCGAACGCTTCATCAATTACCAGTATTCCGTTTCTGTCGCAGGCGTCGAGCATGGCCTCGGACGGCGGGTTGTGTGCGGTACGAATGGCGTTGACCCCCATTTCCTTTAGTTTCAGGAGCTTCCGCTCCTCGGCCCAGGAATAGGATTCAGCTCCGAGGAGACCATTGTCATGATGAATACAGGCACCCTTGAGCCGGGTACGTACGCCATTAAGAAAAAAGCCCCTATCAGAATCAAATCGGAGGGTCCTAATACCAAAGGTTGTGACATGGTCATCTACGAGCGTCTTTCGCTCTTTGATCCTGGAAACCAGCTTATAGAGATACGGGTTTTCAAGGGACCATATAACAGGCTTGGCAACATCGATGCTCTGCTTGACGATAGTTTCCGACCCAGGCGCGATTTCTCGCGTGGACTGTGCTCGTGCGACTTCGCCCCCCGCGGTATCAAGTATGATGCTGACCAATGTTGCACTTTTTGAAGTCGCGGCATCATTACGGAGTTTGGTCTCTACATCGACACGAGCTTTGTGGCCGTCGACCTGAGGTGTGGTGACGAAAGTGCCCCAGATGGGTATGTGCAAGGGTTCAGTGACGATCAGTTTTACCGGTCGATAAATGCCTGAGCCGGCGTACCAGCGGCTCTCGAGCTTGTTATCGGTGTGAACGGTAATTGCGTTTTCCTCTCCGGTCTTGAGATGTGGTGTCAGATCGTAGAAGAACGCGGTGTAACCATAATGGTGATGCCCGAGATGATGCCCGTTTATGTACACGTCGGAGTACATGTAGATGCCGTCAAACAGGATCTGGACCTTCTTGCCGGAGTACGTCTTTGGAACATCAAATTTCTTTCTATACCATGCGGAGCCACCGGGAAGATAGCCCGTGGAGCGTGAGCCGAGGTAGAGGCCCAATTCGCCATGACTGAGGTCCTTGGTCTTCTTCCTGGAGGGAGTAAAAGCCGATTCAATGGTGTAATCGTGGGGCACGTCGACAGCGCGCCAGGCCGCTTTGGAATCCGGGGGCTGTTTACCGGAGTCTCTTGGAACACGAACAAA from Pseudomonadota bacterium harbors:
- a CDS encoding DUF4982 domain-containing protein; translation: MNPKTNRAFSLTAVAILLVLLSSCTKTSPTHKIRLERPLNLNWSFVRVPRDSGKQPPDSKAAWRAVDVPHDYTIESAFTPSRKKTKDLSHGELGLYLGSRSTGYLPGGSAWYRKKFDVPKTYSGKKVQILFDGIYMYSDVYINGHHLGHHHYGYTAFFYDLTPHLKTGEENAITVHTDNKLESRWYAGSGIYRPVKLIVTEPLHIPIWGTFVTTPQVDGHKARVDVETKLRNDAATSKSATLVSIILDTAGGEVARAQSTREIAPGSETIVKQSIDVAKPVIWSLENPYLYKLVSRIKERKTLVDDHVTTFGIRTLRFDSDRGFFLNGVRTRLKGACIHHDNGLLGAESYSWAEERKLLKLKEMGVNAIRTAHNPPSEAMLDACDRNGILVIDEAFDEWKRGKAKGYSPVFDEYWKADLESMLLRDRNHPSIIMWSIGNEVPDQGHPEGPGLAKMLADHVRTLDSTRPVTVAVQPGSKNWGSIFPPPEFFDAVDVAGYNYEQWSRDKGGDFRRNHVQYSKRIMYQSESANSMLFGDWTNIVGTEYLLGDFVWTGVDYLGEVGCGSEKEDQKRFPAYMAMCGDLDICGFRKPRSYYRQLLWNREPTVYATVRRIGAEWKRSAWGQHPSLSSWTWNRKPGTPMMVDVYSGCDEAELLLNGKSLGRKKTNASTELIASWNVPYEEGELRTLGYVGGKVVSEYTLKTAGRPASIRLTSDRKTIAADGSDVCYVTVEVLGENGVRNTLSNHEIAFQVDGPVTIAGVGSSSPYAPVGYPFHGNKCRVLEGRALLILRSGTKKGIVTVKATSDGLRSGSVTITSGS